The following coding sequences lie in one Helicoverpa zea isolate HzStark_Cry1AcR chromosome 2, ilHelZeax1.1, whole genome shotgun sequence genomic window:
- the LOC124643349 gene encoding ras GTPase-activating protein raskol isoform X3 yields the protein MRSDDMLVVISYPCRAEGWLDRCDGASSAVAGAAVGVPLSWEPFYCVLQQDRRILTAYTSEELATNNNGEYSSRSLPRVRLDNGANVGNAGVRLRCWAAPPSITEEEAEEEIEEDAVSLRAMPAQDTSYEKACRRGSAPSTPVPGAQAQHSPSRLASFFFSKRSFRSNPLKRTKSATKLERERALAAVPTHPPTHALRTSRSHESLLSAHSPAVSTMDLGPPNQVEIRSLHSSVLGRPHCFALSAESRAPRYFACASRKERDRWIYSLRQAARPDELRTRRCERTVKLWLLEAKAIPPKKRYYCEILLDDTLYARSSSKLKTELCFWGEVYEFANLPAVRAIHVNVYREPERRSRKRDKHALVGTVRIPVDDVSSRYLNERWYPLTETDKPQSPAAPAPALRIKCRYQSVDVLPIDHYARFLDYLKRNYRRLCEYLEPVIGVKAKEDIGCALVLCMAGAGLAPRYLADVVALDVRRTGDHSLTFRGNSLATKSMEAYLKLVGDQYLQDTLCEAVAAAAGAECEVDPLRAGGAAALRRQQAALRDAVALAWAAIARSAPRFPHPLRDCFATFRERLTAMGREDISDNLISASIFLRFLCPAILSPSLFGITHEYPNERAARNLTLVAKTLQTLANFTRFQGKEAFMEFLNDFLEQEAPNMKAFLRAISTRPQDQQQQVQQQQHQQQQTQQQQQQDGSKRNSAASQGSNTGSEGPRDSVEPDPEWAPHVDLGKQLATLHALLVDSLPKLPANKIQELDPLSDILDELSKRLVSNDISSPAPPAADNIFRFNDPTCNTPTKQPIEPATNGQMSNNFAHSSPIMNKNGVQFNISSSKSNAEESKYKPGYAAVTKSPSFNLRSATLPRNGYGSSPVSQAVNPDRYSSQYNNQEHCVNLKVVQIGFNSDQYPKGVSNGISESLERRFQERYKPNNNYNNQQTHFHNSNYNSTERSPSSDSINHNYCSNDMQNIMKDTATLEELSDLLKYADDSEIVEDKLIMNKKNLSQSISNNNNIVNGNKTNYTNNGSNVSISGLSNVASSGYQSIATYSQSSSPIENTTHHHQPYENGGQPMSRYSQINYQKQRDKQYYDNKNEKFYPKSPVQQKIDYDIQKYGIQNFTTAENTPANANANPKVAPLVFTNPVYNMDDNRQAQDKKNNENRNSKRCPCGSSSSSIDEEGLSTDNVETNSEEGSTNFNDDSRNYDQQNRNNSHRKLTRDNCSYDDMYQRSNHSHSPKIRDDESSSNSPSLRKSSKTRMPRTNPMLSYSTNQNQINFKHFGQRGESLYESKPHHISTDSGYPMSRSDSNVEEVNKEMYRLQISRSQKALYNMENSKNSPEKYSMSENAIPETNYPLDRTYSGAKMSSSRVNEDLERHQEYYGVRERRESPPRAVFGRDSQSSEASERKLQRRLSLESARDLTDSSDELDDTLYSTTGRRRANKHHRTIEQYEREIERLKCSVELLRGRLGPAEPGQDHTDAKMKAIISRLICVEEELRREQRKMAAALSHKQRVIEAQEHRIAALDEANTRLLSALVHLQQRAPHPAPHPQPHPAPHAPPHPPAHAPHAQHSHQELQI from the exons ACACTTCATATGAAAAGGCATGTCGTCGGGGCTCTGCGCCGAGCACGCCGGTACCAGGTGCCCAGGCGCAGCACAGTCCCTCCCGCCTCGCGTCCTTCTTCTTCTCCAAGCGATCGTTCAGGAGTAACCCCCTCAAGAGGACTAAGTCGGCGACCAAGCTCGAGAGGGAACGTGCCCTGGCCGCCGTACCTACACACCCGCCTACACATGCCTTACGGACATCAAG ATCTCACGAAAGCCTCCTGTCTGCACACTCACCCGCCGTCTCCACTATGGATTTGGGACCACCTAATCAA GTAGAAATCCGTTCTCTCCACTCGTCGGTGCTGGGCAGGCCACATTGCTTCGCGCTCAGTGCCGAGAGCAGAGCGCCGCGTTACTTCGCCTGTGCCTCGCGGAAAGAGCGGGACCGCTGGATATACAG CTTGCGGCAAGCGGCGCGGCCGGATGAACTGCGCACGCGCCGATGTGAGCGGACCGTCAAGCTGTGGCTGCTGGAGGCCAAGGCCATACCGCCTAAGAAGCGATACTACTGCGAGATCCTGCTCGACGATACCTTATATGCTAG ATCATCATCAAAGCTGAAGACGGAGCTATGCTTCTGGGGCGAGGTGTACGAGTTCGCGAACCTGCCCGCAGTCCGCGCCATTCACGTCAACGTGTATAGAGAACCCGAGCGCAGGTCTAGGAAGAGAGATAAACATGCGCTTGTTG GTACAGTCCGAATCCCGGTCGACGACGTATCCTCAAGATACCTCAACGAGCGGTGGTACCCGCTGACGGAGACCGACAAGCCGCAGTCCCCCGCCGCACCTGCGCCCGCGCTGCGGATCAAGTGCCGGTATCAGAGCGTCGATGTACTGCCCATCGACCATTATGCCAGGTTCCTCGACTATCTGAAGAGGAATTATAGAAGGCTGTGTGAATATTTGGAGCCTGTTATTG GTGTGAAAGCGAAGGAAGACATCGGGTGTGCCCTCGTGCTGTGCATGGCGGGCGCGGGGCTCGCGCCGCGCTACCTGGCGGACGTGGTGGCGCTCGACGTGCGCCGCACCGGCGACCACTCGCTCACCTTCCGCGGCAACTCGCTCGCCACTAAGAGCATGGAAGCTTACCTCAAGCTCGTTGGAGACCAGTATCTGCAG GACACACTATGCGAAGCTGTCGCAGCAGCAGCGGGCGCGGAATGCGAGGTAGATCCTCTACGAGCAGGCGGCGCGGCGGCACTGCGGCGGCAGCAGGCGGCACTGCGCGACGCGGTGGCGCTGGCGTGGGCCGCCATCGCGCGGTCCGCGCCGCGCTTCCCGCATCCACTGCGGGACTGCTTCGCTACCTTTCGGGAGAG actGACGGCGATGGGTCGCGAGGATATCTCGGACAACCTCATCAGTGCGTCGATCTTCCTTCGCTTCCTCTGTCCAGCTATACTGTCTCCAAGTCTTTTTGGAATAACCCACG AGTACCCGAACGAGCGTGCAGCCCGTAACCTGACGTTAGTAGCGAAGACCCTGCAGACGCTCGCCAACTTCACGCGCTTCCAGGGCAAGGAGGCCTTCATGGAGTTTCTCAATGATTTCCTCGAGCAGGAGGCACCCAATATGAAGGCATTCCTTAGAGCTATATCG ACGCGTCCTCAAGATCAGCAACAACAAGTTCAGCAACAGCAACATCAGCAACAGCAGACCCAGCAGCAACAGCAACAGGACGGCAGTAAGCGCAACTCGGCGGCCTCGCAGGGGTCAAATACGGGGTCGGAAGGGCCTCGCGACAGTGTCGAGCCGGACCCTGAGTGGGCCCCGCATGTGGACTTAGGCAAACAGCTCGCGACGTTACATGCCTTGCTTGTTGATAGCTTGCCGAAGCTGCCTGCTAATAAGATACAG GAGTTGGACCCGTTGTCAGATATACTAGACGAACTAAGCAAGAGGTTAGTGAGCAACGATATTAGTTCTCCTGCGCCTCCTGCCGCTGATAACATCTTTAG GTTCAACGACCCCACGTGCAATACACCAACGAAGCAACCGATTGAACCAGCAACCAACGGTCAGATGAGTAACAACTTCGCTCACAGCTCACCTATCATGAACAAGAATGGAGTCCAATTCAACATCAGCTCCTCCAAATCTAATGCCGAGGAATCCAAGTATAAGCCTGGATATGCTGCCGTCACCAAATCACCCAGTTTCAACCTACGATCAGCAACATTGCCCAGAAATGGGTACGGCTCCAGTCCTGTCAGCCAGGCCGTCAATCCTGATAGATACAGCTCGCAATACAACAATCAGGAACATTGCGTTAATCTGAAAGTCGTACAGATTGGCTTCAACTCCGACCAATACCCGAAAGGCGTTAGCAATGGTATCAGCGAAAGCTTAGAGCGCAGGTTCCAGGAGAGGTACAAACCCAACAACAATTATAACAATCAACAAACGCACTTCCACAACTCTAACTACAACAGCACAGAGCGATCACCGAGCAGTGACAGCATCAACCACAACTACTGCTCCAATGATATGCAGAACATCATGAAGGACACTGCCACGCTAGAGGAACTGTCTGACCTCCTGAAGTACGCTGACGACTCAGAAATAGTCGAAGACAAACTCATTATGAACAAAAAGAACTTGTCGCAGTCTATTTCTAATAACAATAACATCGTTAATGGAAACAAAACTAACTACACAAACAATGGCTCGAACGTTTCTATCAGTGGACTATCCAACGTAGCGAGTTCTGGCTACCAAAGTATTGCTACTTACAGCCAAAGTTCCAGCCCCATAGAGAATACGACCCACCATCATCAGCCTTATGAAAATGGCGGACAGCCGATGAGTCGATATTCTCAAATAAATTACCAGAAACAAAGAGACAAACAGTATTACGACAACAAGAACGAAAAGTTCTATCCAAAGAGCCCAGTGCAACAGAAAATTGATTATGACATCCAGAAATACGGAATACAAAACTTTACAACTGCAGAGAACACACCGGCAAACGCTAACGCAAATCCAAAAGTAGCTCCGTTAGTGTTCACGAATCCAGTGTACAACATGGATGACAACCGTCAGGCGCAGGATAAAAAGAACAATGAAAACAGAAATTCTAAGCGTTGTCCTTGTGGCTCATCCAGTTCATCGATAGATGAGGAGGGTTTGAGCACAGACAACGTCGAGACAAACTCTGAAGAGGGTTCTACTAACTTCAATGATGATAGTAGAAACTATGACCAACAGAATCGCAACAATTCCCACCGAAAACTCACCAGAGATAACTGTAGTTATGATGATATGTATCAGAGGAGCAACCACAGTCACTCCCCTAAGATACGGGACGATGAATCGTCAAGCAATTCGCCTAGCCTACGGAAGAGTAGTAAGACGCGAATGCCCAGAACAAACCCTATGCTCTCTTACTCCACTAATCAAAACCAAATCAACTTCAAACACTTCGGCCAAAGAGGAGAATCGCTGTATGAAAGCAAGCCTCACCATATTTCAACCGACTCCGGCTACCCCATGAGCAGGTCCGACTCGAACGTAGAGGAAGTGAACAAAGAAATGTACAGGTTACAGATTTCACGAAGTCAGAAGGCGCTCTACAACATGGAGAACTCCAAAAACTCTCCCGAGAAGTATTCGATGTCAGAGAATGCGATTCCAGAGACCAACTATCCGTTGGACAGGACGTACTCTGGAGCGAAGATGTCGAGTAGTAGGGTGAACGAGGATTTGGAGAGGCATCAGGAGTACTACGGAGTGCGGGAGCGGCGCGAGTCGCCGCCGCGCGCGGTGTTCGGGCGCGACTCGCAGTCcagcgaggcgagcgagcgcaaGCTGCAGCGCCGCCTCAGCCTGGAGTCCGCGCGGGACCTCACCGACAGCTCCGACGAGCTGGACGACACGCTCTACAGCACCACGGGCCGCCGACGCGCTAACAAGCACCACAGGACCATTGAACAG TACGAACGCGAGATCGAAAGGTTaaaatgttcagtggaactttTACGGGGAAGATTAGGGCCTGCTGAACCAGGGCAAGATCACACGGACGCCAAAATGAAAGCTATCATTTCAAG GTTGATCTGCGTAGAAGAAGAGTTGAGACGCGAACAGCGCAAGATGGCCGCCGCGTTGTCCCACAAGCAGCGGGTTATAGAGGCTCAGGAGCACCGCATCGCGGCGCTGGACGAGGCCAACACGCGCCTGCTGTCCGCGCTCGTGCACCTGCAGCAGCGCGCGCCCCACCCCGCGCCCCACCCGCAGCCCCACCCCGCGCCCCACGCGCCGCCCCACCcgcccgcgcacgcgccgcACGCGCAGCACTCGCACCAGGAACTGCAGATATAA
- the LOC124643349 gene encoding uncharacterized protein LOC124643349 isoform X2 — MSSALSQSAGDVGDEPARRRSVFYVPLFESFDNYLPLTPEEKEALISGQNIDSISTKTKRRNASDSGRLRIPSRGDSSFTESESDMSAFSPERRFRRPLSSTASSNEALTRLGHRDLTSPRLVAQSTLMKNTKPRLRSTTSCEPRYDRIFSPIGGSVSSNKLNTSTTNIGSKIPSKTSIMNSNLSLIPDSPKLLSPAKEKSKTLPQNLNVPSPIRGSSSSTSIFRTPRITVTPDSPNKSPGKMTGLNFIRRSRSTKLSRSNSLLRSITAKHIEEGLDDHAAVVTDLTENYDNFVDSNGGKSEVICALIKKNEAQMANSPMSLRRAYLDVDDDVAVHSDTSYEKACRRGSAPSTPVPGAQAQHSPSRLASFFFSKRSFRSNPLKRTKSATKLERERALAAVPTHPPTHALRTSRSHESLLSAHSPAVSTMDLGPPNQVEIRSLHSSVLGRPHCFALSAESRAPRYFACASRKERDRWIYSLRQAARPDELRTRRCERTVKLWLLEAKAIPPKKRYYCEILLDDTLYARSSSKLKTELCFWGEVYEFANLPAVRAIHVNVYREPERRSRKRDKHALVGTVRIPVDDVSSRYLNERWYPLTETDKPQSPAAPAPALRIKCRYQSVDVLPIDHYARFLDYLKRNYRRLCEYLEPVIGVKAKEDIGCALVLCMAGAGLAPRYLADVVALDVRRTGDHSLTFRGNSLATKSMEAYLKLVGDQYLQDTLCEAVAAAAGAECEVDPLRAGGAAALRRQQAALRDAVALAWAAIARSAPRFPHPLRDCFATFRERLTAMGREDISDNLISASIFLRFLCPAILSPSLFGITHEYPNERAARNLTLVAKTLQTLANFTRFQGKEAFMEFLNDFLEQEAPNMKAFLRAISTRPQDQQQQVQQQQHQQQQTQQQQQQDGSKRNSAASQGSNTGSEGPRDSVEPDPEWAPHVDLGKQLATLHALLVDSLPKLPANKIQELDPLSDILDELSKRLVSNDISSPAPPAADNIFRFNDPTCNTPTKQPIEPATNGQMSNNFAHSSPIMNKNGVQFNISSSKSNAEESKYKPGYAAVTKSPSFNLRSATLPRNGYGSSPVSQAVNPDRYSSQYNNQEHCVNLKVVQIGFNSDQYPKGVSNGISESLERRFQERYKPNNNYNNQQTHFHNSNYNSTERSPSSDSINHNYCSNDMQNIMKDTATLEELSDLLKYADDSEIVEDKLIMNKKNLSQSISNNNNIVNGNKTNYTNNGSNVSISGLSNVASSGYQSIATYSQSSSPIENTTHHHQPYENGGQPMSRYSQINYQKQRDKQYYDNKNEKFYPKSPVQQKIDYDIQKYGIQNFTTAENTPANANANPKVAPLVFTNPVYNMDDNRQAQDKKNNENRNSKRCPCGSSSSSIDEEGLSTDNVETNSEEGSTNFNDDSRNYDQQNRNNSHRKLTRDNCSYDDMYQRSNHSHSPKIRDDESSSNSPSLRKSSKTRMPRTNPMLSYSTNQNQINFKHFGQRGESLYESKPHHISTDSGYPMSRSDSNVEEVNKEMYRLQISRSQKALYNMENSKNSPEKYSMSENAIPETNYPLDRTYSGAKMSSSRVNEDLERHQEYYGVRERRESPPRAVFGRDSQSSEASERKLQRRLSLESARDLTDSSDELDDTLYSTTGRRRANKHHRTIEQYEREIERLKCSVELLRGRLGPAEPGQDHTDAKMKAIISRLICVEEELRREQRKMAAALSHKQRVIEAQEHRIAALDEANTRLLSALVHLQQRAPHPAPHPQPHPAPHAPPHPPAHAPHAQHSHQELQI, encoded by the exons ATGTCGAGCGCGCTGTCGCAGAGCGCCGGCGACGTCGGCGACGAGCCGGCGCGACGACGGTCCGTCTTCTATGTGCCATTATTTGAGAGCTTCGACAACTATCTGCCCTTGACGCCAGAAGAAAAAGAAGCTCTAATATCTGGGCAAAATATAGATAGCATCTCTACAAAAACTAAAAGGCGGAATGCGTCAGACAGCGGCAGATTGCGAATCCCATCTCGAGGTGATTCATCCTTTACGGAAAGTGAAAGTGACATGAGCGCGTTTAGTCCAGAAAGACGATTTCGTCGGCCTTTGTCATCCACGGCGAGCTCTAACGAGGCGCTGACAAGATTGGGTCACCGAGATTTGACGAGTCCAAGACTCGTCGCCCAAAGCACTCTCATGAAAAATACCAAGCCGAGATTACGAAGTACGACATCGTGTGAACCTCGTTACGACCGGATATTTTCACCGATTGGCGGATCGGTTTCATCCAACAAACTTAATACTTCCACTACAAATATTGGAAGTAAAATACCATCCAAAACTTCAATAATGAATTCCAATTTGTCGTTGATACCTGACTCACCAAAACTTTTATCTCCTGCGAAAGAGAAATCGAAGACACTACCACAAAATCTTAATGTGCCATCCCCCATTAGGGGCAGCAGTAGTTCTACGTCTATATTTAGAACACCTAGGATAACCGTTACTCCAGATAGTCCTAATAAAAGTCCTGGCAAAATGACCGgactgaattttattcgaaGATCTCGAAGCACAAAATTGTCACGAAGTAACTCTTTACTGCGCAGTATAACTGCGAAACACATAGAAGAGGGCCTCGACGACCACGCTGCCGTAGTGACGGACTTGACTGAAAATTATGATAACTTTGTAGATAGTAATGGAGGCAAATCGGAGGTTATATGCGCGCTAATCAAGAAGAACGAAGCTCAAATGGCCAACAGTCCTATGAGTTTACGGCGAGCGTACCTTGATGTGGATGACGATGTAGCTGTACATTCTG ACACTTCATATGAAAAGGCATGTCGTCGGGGCTCTGCGCCGAGCACGCCGGTACCAGGTGCCCAGGCGCAGCACAGTCCCTCCCGCCTCGCGTCCTTCTTCTTCTCCAAGCGATCGTTCAGGAGTAACCCCCTCAAGAGGACTAAGTCGGCGACCAAGCTCGAGAGGGAACGTGCCCTGGCCGCCGTACCTACACACCCGCCTACACATGCCTTACGGACATCAAG ATCTCACGAAAGCCTCCTGTCTGCACACTCACCCGCCGTCTCCACTATGGATTTGGGACCACCTAATCAA GTAGAAATCCGTTCTCTCCACTCGTCGGTGCTGGGCAGGCCACATTGCTTCGCGCTCAGTGCCGAGAGCAGAGCGCCGCGTTACTTCGCCTGTGCCTCGCGGAAAGAGCGGGACCGCTGGATATACAG CTTGCGGCAAGCGGCGCGGCCGGATGAACTGCGCACGCGCCGATGTGAGCGGACCGTCAAGCTGTGGCTGCTGGAGGCCAAGGCCATACCGCCTAAGAAGCGATACTACTGCGAGATCCTGCTCGACGATACCTTATATGCTAG ATCATCATCAAAGCTGAAGACGGAGCTATGCTTCTGGGGCGAGGTGTACGAGTTCGCGAACCTGCCCGCAGTCCGCGCCATTCACGTCAACGTGTATAGAGAACCCGAGCGCAGGTCTAGGAAGAGAGATAAACATGCGCTTGTTG GTACAGTCCGAATCCCGGTCGACGACGTATCCTCAAGATACCTCAACGAGCGGTGGTACCCGCTGACGGAGACCGACAAGCCGCAGTCCCCCGCCGCACCTGCGCCCGCGCTGCGGATCAAGTGCCGGTATCAGAGCGTCGATGTACTGCCCATCGACCATTATGCCAGGTTCCTCGACTATCTGAAGAGGAATTATAGAAGGCTGTGTGAATATTTGGAGCCTGTTATTG GTGTGAAAGCGAAGGAAGACATCGGGTGTGCCCTCGTGCTGTGCATGGCGGGCGCGGGGCTCGCGCCGCGCTACCTGGCGGACGTGGTGGCGCTCGACGTGCGCCGCACCGGCGACCACTCGCTCACCTTCCGCGGCAACTCGCTCGCCACTAAGAGCATGGAAGCTTACCTCAAGCTCGTTGGAGACCAGTATCTGCAG GACACACTATGCGAAGCTGTCGCAGCAGCAGCGGGCGCGGAATGCGAGGTAGATCCTCTACGAGCAGGCGGCGCGGCGGCACTGCGGCGGCAGCAGGCGGCACTGCGCGACGCGGTGGCGCTGGCGTGGGCCGCCATCGCGCGGTCCGCGCCGCGCTTCCCGCATCCACTGCGGGACTGCTTCGCTACCTTTCGGGAGAG actGACGGCGATGGGTCGCGAGGATATCTCGGACAACCTCATCAGTGCGTCGATCTTCCTTCGCTTCCTCTGTCCAGCTATACTGTCTCCAAGTCTTTTTGGAATAACCCACG AGTACCCGAACGAGCGTGCAGCCCGTAACCTGACGTTAGTAGCGAAGACCCTGCAGACGCTCGCCAACTTCACGCGCTTCCAGGGCAAGGAGGCCTTCATGGAGTTTCTCAATGATTTCCTCGAGCAGGAGGCACCCAATATGAAGGCATTCCTTAGAGCTATATCG ACGCGTCCTCAAGATCAGCAACAACAAGTTCAGCAACAGCAACATCAGCAACAGCAGACCCAGCAGCAACAGCAACAGGACGGCAGTAAGCGCAACTCGGCGGCCTCGCAGGGGTCAAATACGGGGTCGGAAGGGCCTCGCGACAGTGTCGAGCCGGACCCTGAGTGGGCCCCGCATGTGGACTTAGGCAAACAGCTCGCGACGTTACATGCCTTGCTTGTTGATAGCTTGCCGAAGCTGCCTGCTAATAAGATACAG GAGTTGGACCCGTTGTCAGATATACTAGACGAACTAAGCAAGAGGTTAGTGAGCAACGATATTAGTTCTCCTGCGCCTCCTGCCGCTGATAACATCTTTAG GTTCAACGACCCCACGTGCAATACACCAACGAAGCAACCGATTGAACCAGCAACCAACGGTCAGATGAGTAACAACTTCGCTCACAGCTCACCTATCATGAACAAGAATGGAGTCCAATTCAACATCAGCTCCTCCAAATCTAATGCCGAGGAATCCAAGTATAAGCCTGGATATGCTGCCGTCACCAAATCACCCAGTTTCAACCTACGATCAGCAACATTGCCCAGAAATGGGTACGGCTCCAGTCCTGTCAGCCAGGCCGTCAATCCTGATAGATACAGCTCGCAATACAACAATCAGGAACATTGCGTTAATCTGAAAGTCGTACAGATTGGCTTCAACTCCGACCAATACCCGAAAGGCGTTAGCAATGGTATCAGCGAAAGCTTAGAGCGCAGGTTCCAGGAGAGGTACAAACCCAACAACAATTATAACAATCAACAAACGCACTTCCACAACTCTAACTACAACAGCACAGAGCGATCACCGAGCAGTGACAGCATCAACCACAACTACTGCTCCAATGATATGCAGAACATCATGAAGGACACTGCCACGCTAGAGGAACTGTCTGACCTCCTGAAGTACGCTGACGACTCAGAAATAGTCGAAGACAAACTCATTATGAACAAAAAGAACTTGTCGCAGTCTATTTCTAATAACAATAACATCGTTAATGGAAACAAAACTAACTACACAAACAATGGCTCGAACGTTTCTATCAGTGGACTATCCAACGTAGCGAGTTCTGGCTACCAAAGTATTGCTACTTACAGCCAAAGTTCCAGCCCCATAGAGAATACGACCCACCATCATCAGCCTTATGAAAATGGCGGACAGCCGATGAGTCGATATTCTCAAATAAATTACCAGAAACAAAGAGACAAACAGTATTACGACAACAAGAACGAAAAGTTCTATCCAAAGAGCCCAGTGCAACAGAAAATTGATTATGACATCCAGAAATACGGAATACAAAACTTTACAACTGCAGAGAACACACCGGCAAACGCTAACGCAAATCCAAAAGTAGCTCCGTTAGTGTTCACGAATCCAGTGTACAACATGGATGACAACCGTCAGGCGCAGGATAAAAAGAACAATGAAAACAGAAATTCTAAGCGTTGTCCTTGTGGCTCATCCAGTTCATCGATAGATGAGGAGGGTTTGAGCACAGACAACGTCGAGACAAACTCTGAAGAGGGTTCTACTAACTTCAATGATGATAGTAGAAACTATGACCAACAGAATCGCAACAATTCCCACCGAAAACTCACCAGAGATAACTGTAGTTATGATGATATGTATCAGAGGAGCAACCACAGTCACTCCCCTAAGATACGGGACGATGAATCGTCAAGCAATTCGCCTAGCCTACGGAAGAGTAGTAAGACGCGAATGCCCAGAACAAACCCTATGCTCTCTTACTCCACTAATCAAAACCAAATCAACTTCAAACACTTCGGCCAAAGAGGAGAATCGCTGTATGAAAGCAAGCCTCACCATATTTCAACCGACTCCGGCTACCCCATGAGCAGGTCCGACTCGAACGTAGAGGAAGTGAACAAAGAAATGTACAGGTTACAGATTTCACGAAGTCAGAAGGCGCTCTACAACATGGAGAACTCCAAAAACTCTCCCGAGAAGTATTCGATGTCAGAGAATGCGATTCCAGAGACCAACTATCCGTTGGACAGGACGTACTCTGGAGCGAAGATGTCGAGTAGTAGGGTGAACGAGGATTTGGAGAGGCATCAGGAGTACTACGGAGTGCGGGAGCGGCGCGAGTCGCCGCCGCGCGCGGTGTTCGGGCGCGACTCGCAGTCcagcgaggcgagcgagcgcaaGCTGCAGCGCCGCCTCAGCCTGGAGTCCGCGCGGGACCTCACCGACAGCTCCGACGAGCTGGACGACACGCTCTACAGCACCACGGGCCGCCGACGCGCTAACAAGCACCACAGGACCATTGAACAG TACGAACGCGAGATCGAAAGGTTaaaatgttcagtggaactttTACGGGGAAGATTAGGGCCTGCTGAACCAGGGCAAGATCACACGGACGCCAAAATGAAAGCTATCATTTCAAG GTTGATCTGCGTAGAAGAAGAGTTGAGACGCGAACAGCGCAAGATGGCCGCCGCGTTGTCCCACAAGCAGCGGGTTATAGAGGCTCAGGAGCACCGCATCGCGGCGCTGGACGAGGCCAACACGCGCCTGCTGTCCGCGCTCGTGCACCTGCAGCAGCGCGCGCCCCACCCCGCGCCCCACCCGCAGCCCCACCCCGCGCCCCACGCGCCGCCCCACCcgcccgcgcacgcgccgcACGCGCAGCACTCGCACCAGGAACTGCAGATATAA